One Spirochaeta africana DSM 8902 genomic window carries:
- a CDS encoding FecR domain-containing protein, whose translation MRFSRSDALVTLVVVILSLLLGLAYYQELHRVFQARDAQELGIIVFRRRSATRRPGDSLRWGRLSNESPVYQGDVIRTAGLSEAGIHFEDGTSLDILENSMVALNFDDMLREFEFLGGTIFIGGDREAARNVRVRMGDTVVEASADARVAVSADGNELSVDVADGQADVLRETGERDTVLANSTYVLNTATGEASTVAHTILPQWPRQNSRLVHQYQAVPELRLQFELAEPVTEDLPVVVEISREPGFAELQAVLPAELPAGSRELVALPVELPVGQWYWRVRSRDQGRELQSPVRRFRVLHSELPRPLRPLPAAELGFRRQLPQVRFAWSSVADAGGYILELARDAAFTREVQRIRSVHAGIAVPMPGEGDWYWRVSPILPYEYLHAPGATTPRVLTVQQQEAMQPLQAGMPADATLFEIQQVQQSGLAFSWQPEREAQRYQLLLSREASPDPDDPGVVRQETRQPFARVAAEALGEELSEQAWYWGVRWQDAEGSWSPPGEFRRLNLVDGEFALRLVYPPGGFRIADSLAATSRFTWSSNIDAPTVFQLAEDPLFQQVVFEHEVSGDSLFGRSWEPGEYFWRMRTYNVDGSVFLDTPPREVQIVPPLDRSELRQPAPGQTHMLVDGDTLQFRWEPVPQADYYRFQLFRPGSSTPVYDEGLLGEPAAMVALGDMPDGAYRAVIQGFALASEESTRVIGYRAEFPFTSHRLSPVELQQPADGQRIDGLTALRSGVRLSWDAADVPDELSIELLHNGEPVPVDASPRRSAATVGRLRPGRYVWRAAAELQGFDLSSRGSRSFIVDQVPPMREPQLQTPQPDSEFGPQELAGRDSIRFRWESLDAANRYIIGVYRADSGEAVVPPQVLEEAAFELDDLSRLSRGEFRWEVQGQYRADDGYLEQDGLPAEGHFRIVLPELMIPAGVREAELYGR comes from the coding sequence ATGAGATTCTCCCGGAGTGATGCTCTGGTTACCCTGGTGGTGGTGATCCTGTCGCTGCTGCTGGGGCTGGCCTATTATCAGGAATTACACCGCGTATTCCAGGCGCGCGATGCACAGGAGCTGGGGATTATCGTGTTCCGGCGGCGTTCGGCCACCCGGCGCCCGGGGGATTCCCTGCGCTGGGGGCGGCTGAGCAACGAATCGCCGGTGTATCAGGGGGATGTTATCCGCACCGCGGGGCTGTCAGAGGCGGGGATCCACTTCGAGGACGGTACCAGCCTGGATATCCTGGAAAACTCGATGGTTGCCCTGAACTTCGATGACATGCTGCGGGAGTTCGAGTTTCTTGGCGGTACGATTTTTATCGGCGGGGACCGCGAGGCGGCGCGCAATGTGCGGGTGCGCATGGGGGATACCGTGGTGGAGGCCAGCGCCGATGCCCGGGTAGCGGTCTCGGCCGACGGGAATGAGCTGTCGGTGGATGTCGCCGACGGACAGGCCGATGTGCTGCGGGAGACAGGTGAGCGCGACACGGTGCTGGCCAACAGTACCTACGTGCTGAATACCGCTACCGGGGAGGCGAGTACCGTAGCCCATACGATCCTGCCGCAGTGGCCGCGCCAGAACAGCCGGCTGGTGCATCAGTATCAGGCAGTGCCGGAGCTGCGGCTGCAGTTCGAGCTGGCCGAGCCGGTTACCGAGGATCTGCCGGTGGTGGTGGAGATTAGCCGTGAGCCGGGGTTTGCCGAGCTGCAGGCTGTACTGCCGGCGGAGCTGCCGGCCGGCAGCCGCGAGCTGGTTGCCCTGCCGGTGGAGCTGCCGGTCGGGCAGTGGTATTGGCGGGTACGCAGTCGCGATCAGGGTCGTGAGCTGCAGTCGCCGGTTCGGCGCTTCCGGGTGCTGCACAGCGAGCTGCCCCGGCCGCTGCGGCCGCTGCCGGCGGCGGAGCTGGGGTTTCGTCGTCAGCTGCCGCAGGTCCGCTTTGCCTGGAGCTCGGTTGCTGATGCCGGGGGCTACATCCTGGAGCTGGCACGAGATGCTGCCTTTACCCGCGAGGTGCAGCGGATACGCTCGGTGCATGCCGGTATTGCGGTGCCGATGCCGGGAGAGGGTGATTGGTACTGGCGGGTGAGCCCGATACTGCCGTATGAGTATCTGCATGCCCCGGGGGCTACAACCCCGCGCGTGCTTACGGTGCAGCAGCAGGAGGCTATGCAGCCGCTGCAGGCGGGTATGCCGGCCGATGCAACCCTGTTCGAAATCCAGCAGGTGCAGCAGTCGGGTCTCGCATTCTCGTGGCAGCCGGAGCGCGAGGCGCAGCGCTATCAGTTGCTGCTCTCGCGCGAAGCGTCGCCGGACCCCGATGATCCCGGGGTTGTCCGACAGGAGACCCGGCAGCCGTTTGCCCGTGTTGCTGCTGAAGCACTGGGGGAGGAGCTTTCCGAGCAAGCCTGGTACTGGGGCGTGCGCTGGCAGGATGCCGAGGGCAGCTGGTCGCCACCGGGGGAGTTCCGCCGCCTGAATCTGGTGGATGGCGAGTTTGCGCTGCGGCTGGTCTACCCTCCGGGCGGTTTCCGGATAGCCGATTCGCTGGCAGCTACCAGCCGCTTTACCTGGAGCAGCAATATCGATGCCCCGACGGTGTTCCAGCTGGCCGAGGATCCCCTGTTCCAGCAGGTGGTGTTCGAGCATGAGGTGAGCGGGGACTCCCTGTTCGGCCGATCCTGGGAGCCGGGGGAGTATTTCTGGCGGATGCGTACCTACAACGTGGATGGCTCGGTATTCCTGGATACCCCGCCGCGCGAGGTACAGATTGTGCCGCCGCTGGATCGCAGCGAGCTGAGGCAGCCGGCGCCGGGGCAGACCCACATGCTGGTGGATGGCGATACCCTGCAGTTTCGCTGGGAACCGGTGCCGCAGGCAGACTACTACCGCTTCCAGCTGTTCCGGCCGGGCAGCAGCACCCCGGTCTACGACGAGGGCCTGCTGGGCGAGCCCGCCGCCATGGTGGCACTGGGGGACATGCCGGACGGGGCGTATCGCGCCGTAATCCAGGGATTTGCCCTGGCCAGCGAGGAATCCACCCGGGTGATCGGCTATCGGGCGGAGTTTCCCTTTACCAGTCATCGCCTGAGCCCGGTGGAGCTGCAGCAGCCGGCCGACGGGCAGCGGATTGATGGCCTGACCGCCCTGCGCAGCGGCGTGCGGCTGAGCTGGGATGCCGCCGATGTCCCGGATGAGCTTTCGATCGAGCTGCTGCATAACGGGGAGCCGGTACCGGTAGATGCCTCGCCCCGTCGCTCGGCGGCAACCGTTGGTCGTCTGCGGCCGGGGCGTTATGTCTGGCGTGCAGCAGCCGAGCTGCAGGGATTTGATCTTTCCAGCCGCGGCAGCCGCAGTTTTATTGTTGATCAGGTGCCGCCGATGCGCGAGCCGCAGCTGCAGACCCCGCAGCCGGACAGCGAGTTCGGCCCGCAGGAGCTGGCAGGCCGCGACAGCATCCGCTTTCGCTGGGAATCCCTGGATGCCGCCAATCGCTACATCATCGGGGTGTACCGGGCCGACAGCGGCGAGGCGGTGGTGCCCCCGCAGGTGCTGGAGGAGGCAGCCTTCGAGCTGGACGACCTGTCGCGCTTGAGTCGCGGCGAGTTTCGCTGGGAGGTGCAGGGACAGTACCGCGCCGATGACGGCTATCTGGAACAGGATGGCCTGCCGGCCGAGGGGCATTTCAGGATTGTACTGCCGGAGCTGATGATCCCGGCCGGTGTGCGGGAGGCAGAGCTCTATGGCCGTTGA
- a CDS encoding DOMON domain-containing protein, with translation MKTLMLSVNAVAFLLLAVIAGAAGAQELPAHRQVETGSGTVELDGVISDQEYTLRHLTEAVAVYLVRLDEDTIQVAVEAAGEGWVSVGFGSEKMDGSRMLIGFVEDGEARFEEHLGSGWRHSLHEQPVVQGSAVSRSTPPGPDTPVTTMLEARLPAEAVEVNGRGEPFPIIYAVGPRPNFTARHRARGSQMLVLE, from the coding sequence ATGAAAACTTTAATGCTTAGCGTGAATGCAGTGGCGTTTCTGCTGCTGGCCGTTATTGCGGGCGCTGCCGGTGCCCAGGAGCTTCCGGCGCATCGCCAGGTAGAAACCGGCAGCGGTACGGTCGAACTGGACGGGGTTATCAGCGATCAGGAGTACACTCTGCGTCACCTGACCGAAGCGGTCGCGGTCTATCTGGTGCGCCTGGACGAGGACACGATCCAGGTTGCGGTAGAGGCAGCCGGCGAGGGCTGGGTTTCGGTAGGCTTCGGCTCCGAGAAGATGGATGGATCCCGCATGCTGATCGGGTTTGTGGAGGATGGCGAGGCCCGGTTCGAGGAGCATCTGGGCAGCGGCTGGCGACACAGCCTGCATGAGCAGCCGGTGGTCCAGGGCTCTGCCGTGAGCCGCAGCACCCCGCCGGGTCCGGATACGCCGGTCACTACCATGCTCGAGGCGCGACTGCCCGCCGAGGCGGTAGAGGTGAACGGACGCGGCGAGCCGTTCCCGATCATCTATGCCGTCGGGCCGCGCCCCAACTTTACCGCCCGCCACCGTGCCCGGGGCTCACAGATGCTGGTTCTCGAGTAG
- a CDS encoding alpha-amylase domain-containing protein, with amino-acid sequence MNTVKHNIHRQLWGGAWILCLILVVSAVLSCRSPVGSDPDADNGNNTGAGLTGQPTRYGTRAELEQALANLQAMGIEAYFDVVFNHRMGANDFEQIPRDDADPIYAWTVFDLPGRDRHYTAANWGELYHDFRWDWRAFNGTDYYGFASDGGDMAVRGETLFQGKAWPDTYGTPYLMGADVDYWYRLNEQGEYDPSGSSWAIRDEMKAWGEWIIGEIGFAGFRMDATAHVDNGFIAEWVDHLQNHAFPEQDLFFVAEAWVGDVGGYLDAVDEATYRDTGERGGMDTTSLYAFDFSLRDAFVDLGSGSKDMRDWDGLATVPYLDSRAVSFIDNHDTNREGNPYGTPQVINYKNQAYAWILAREWSTPTVYARDWDEFGMADTLRSLIQARRYFAYGDGVEMEPGTTGDANTEEVYAYARLGDPDIHGTGLWMLISGRDSGGVHTRWMNTGLPEGTEFVDLTGNRDGTVTANADGWAEFSVNMSEGGGWSVWVQQDYADPANPPAVPADQVNRTIYQFFYWDAYPGLWGELADSNSGLYATAADLADAGVTAVWLPPAARAFQGTNDVGYGVRDFWDLGE; translated from the coding sequence ATGAATACAGTAAAACACAATATACATCGGCAATTATGGGGGGGAGCGTGGATCCTATGCCTGATTCTGGTGGTGTCGGCGGTACTGTCCTGCCGCTCGCCGGTCGGTTCCGATCCGGATGCCGACAACGGAAATAACACCGGGGCCGGGTTAACCGGGCAGCCAACCCGTTACGGCACCCGTGCCGAGCTGGAGCAGGCCCTGGCCAACCTGCAGGCTATGGGGATAGAGGCCTACTTTGATGTGGTGTTCAACCACCGCATGGGGGCCAATGACTTCGAGCAGATCCCGCGTGACGACGCCGATCCGATCTACGCCTGGACGGTGTTCGACCTGCCGGGGCGCGACCGCCATTACACCGCGGCGAACTGGGGTGAGCTGTATCACGACTTTCGCTGGGACTGGCGCGCCTTTAACGGGACCGATTACTACGGCTTTGCCTCGGACGGCGGCGATATGGCCGTGCGCGGGGAAACCCTGTTCCAGGGCAAGGCCTGGCCGGATACCTACGGCACACCCTACCTTATGGGTGCCGATGTTGATTACTGGTACCGCCTGAACGAGCAGGGTGAGTACGATCCGTCCGGCAGCAGCTGGGCAATCCGCGACGAGATGAAGGCCTGGGGGGAGTGGATTATTGGTGAGATCGGGTTTGCCGGCTTCCGGATGGATGCCACCGCCCATGTGGACAACGGCTTTATCGCCGAGTGGGTTGATCACCTGCAGAACCACGCCTTTCCCGAGCAGGATCTGTTCTTTGTAGCCGAGGCCTGGGTGGGGGATGTAGGCGGCTACCTGGATGCGGTTGATGAGGCCACCTACCGCGACACCGGGGAGCGCGGAGGTATGGACACCACCAGCCTGTATGCCTTTGATTTCTCCCTGCGGGATGCGTTTGTGGATCTGGGCAGTGGAAGCAAGGACATGCGCGACTGGGACGGCCTGGCCACTGTCCCGTACCTGGATTCCCGGGCGGTTAGCTTTATAGACAACCACGACACCAACCGCGAGGGGAACCCGTATGGAACCCCGCAGGTAATCAACTACAAGAACCAGGCCTATGCCTGGATACTGGCGCGTGAGTGGAGCACCCCCACGGTGTATGCCCGCGACTGGGACGAGTTCGGCATGGCCGATACCCTGCGCTCGCTTATCCAGGCGCGCCGGTACTTTGCCTACGGCGACGGGGTAGAGATGGAGCCGGGTACTACCGGCGACGCCAACACCGAAGAGGTCTATGCCTATGCCCGCCTGGGCGATCCGGATATCCACGGCACCGGGCTGTGGATGCTGATTTCGGGCCGCGACAGCGGCGGGGTACATACCCGCTGGATGAACACCGGGCTGCCGGAGGGGACCGAATTCGTGGATCTGACCGGCAATCGCGACGGGACGGTAACCGCCAATGCTGATGGCTGGGCAGAATTCAGTGTGAACATGAGCGAGGGCGGGGGCTGGTCGGTCTGGGTGCAGCAGGACTACGCCGACCCGGCCAACCCTCCTGCGGTTCCGGCCGACCAGGTAAACCGCACGATCTACCAGTTTTTCTATTGGGATGCCTACCCCGGGCTGTGGGGTGAGCTGGCCGACAGCAACAGCGGGCTGTACGCCACCGCGGCGGACCTGGCCGATGCCGGGGTTACGGCGGTATGGCTGCCCCCGGCTGCCCGGGCCTTTCAGGGGACCAACGACGTAGGCTACGGCGTGCGGGACTTCTGGGACCTGGGCGAGTAG